The DNA segment TGCAAACCCGGCGCACTGCGTCGGGTTTTTTTGTTGGGCGGGAAGTTGGAAAGGGCGACAGGCGTAGGCCAGGTTCCACCTGGCGGTGGTTCTTGGCAGGCGGACGTTGGGCTTGCGAGACGAGGGGACTGGACGCCTCGCTTTGTTCCAAAGCATCGGCGTGGTTGCCAGGTGGGACCTGGCCTACAGGAGCATTGGCATGATTGCCAGGTGGAACCTGGCCTACGTTGGCTGGTTGCTGTCGTCGAGCGGCGTGAGGCTGGACTGAGAAGCGATGATGCCCGGCGTTGGCGGGTGGCACGACGGAACAGTTGAGGGCAACGGTTCTACTCTGATGGCGGTGATCGTCGGGGCGTCCGCCTGGATGGAGCGTGCTTCGAGTTCGATTGCAAAAGTGAATTGACAATTTGAAATTGCAAAATCGGCGTTCCTAGGCCAGGTTCCACCTGGCGGTGGTTCTTGGCAGGCGGAGGTTGGGCTTGCGAGATGAGGTGACTGACGCCTCGCTTTGTTCCAAAGCATCGGCGTGGTTGCCAGGTGGGACCTGGCCTACAGGAGCATTGGCATGATTGCCAGGTGGAACCTGGCCTACGGTTGTGCGATCAGCGGTTGGCCGGCTGTCAGGCGGTGGCCGCGTTTGAAGTCCAGGCCGGACATTTCTTTTTTGCCGGCCGGTTGAAGTCGCTCGACGATGACTTGGCCGTCGCCGCATCCGATGGCCAGCCCATCGTGCTCCATCACCCGGCCCACGTTGGCGGGGTCAGCGGCGAACGTTTCCGTGCGGACTTCGCGAATCGCGACGCGGAGCGGTGGTTTGTTTTCGTTCACGGTCGCATGGGTGAAGGCCACCGGCCACGGCTGCATGCCTCGCACCAGGCAATCGATTTGGCGGGCCGTCGCGGACCAGTCGATCTGGGCTTCGGCCTTGGACAATCGCGGTGCCTTGGAAATCTTGGTGGGGTCCTGCGGTTGGCCAAGGGGGCCGTGAGTTTCGAGGGACTCGATTGTTCGCAACAGGCCGATGGCTTCCAGCGTGGCATCGACACCAATGGCTGACAGGCGAGTTTCCAGTTCACCGGATGTCTCGTCGTCGCGAATGGGTGTGGTGCGAGAGGATACGATTGGTCCGCCATCGAGTCGCGGGGTCATGTGGATCACCGACACGCCGGTTTCGCGATCGCCAGACAAGAGGGCTCGTTGAACCGGCGCGGCGCCTCGGTAGGCGGGCAGCAGCGAGCCATGCAAGTTGATGCCGCCCAGGCGTGCGGCTTGCAGTGCATCGGGTTTCAGGATTTGGCCGTAGTCGCAAACGACGAGCAGATCCGCGTCCATGGCGACCAGGCTGGCCACGGTTTCGGGATCGTTGATGCTGGCGGGAGCATCGACGGGAAGGTTGTGTGATTCCGCCCATTCCCGGACCGGTTGCGGTGGCGGGCCACCGCGGCTTTTGATGGGCGGCAGCGGCCGCACGAATACGCGGGCGATTTCGTCGCCGGTGGAATCCAGTTGTTGGCAGATTGCCTCAAAGGATGGCACCGCAAAGGGGCCGGTCCCCATCAGCGCATAACGCAGGGAATCAGTCATGGGAGGAGGTCCCGCCGGTGTACATGGCTTCCCATTCGGCTCGTTGCCGAGCCAGTGTTGCTGCATCGGCGATCGACCCGGTGCCCTGCTTGGACTCGTAATCGGTTTTGAATTCTTCGAGTTGGTCTTCGAGGTCGCGGAGGCCTTCTTCGCCGATGCGGTCAAAGAACATGATGCCGTCGAGGTGGTCGACTTCGTGTTGGACCACGCGTGCCATGAAACCATCGAGGACTTGGTTGATCTCGTTGCCTTGAAGGTCAAATCCACGCAACCGCACGGTTTTGGGGCGTTTGACTTGGCCGTAAATGCCCGGCACGCTGAGGCAGCCTTCTTGGGCGGTGTCGTTGCCTTTGTGGCGGTCGATCTCGGGGTTGAGGATCACCCAGGACTCGCCCTCGTCGCGTTTTCCCGTGGGGTTGGCGACGAACATGCGGATGGGCAAGTCAACTTGGTTGGCCGCCAGGCCGACGCCGTCGAACTCGTACATCAGGTCGAGCATCTCTTCGGCCATCGACTTCAGCTTGGCATCCACCCGCATGATGGGGCGGCTGGTGTGTCGGAGTGTCGGATGCGGAAAATGGATGATCGACAACGGCATGATGAAGTTGGGAAAAAGACGAAACGGCGGATGAGTTCAATCAATCCCGCAGCTTATCAAACTTCCGGCGGATCATCACGCTCCCAACAAGCCGCGGCGTGCGATCGGTCTGGCAGTCCGGGCCGATCGGTTCGGCAGCGGTCCACGGCGATCGGGCAGCGGTCGGCGAACGAGCAACCGGGGTAGAACTTGTCCGGCGAGGGGACTTCGCCTTGCAGCACGATTCGCCGTCGTTCGGCCGCGAGGACTGGGTCGGGGACTGGGACGGCGGACAGCAGGGCTTCGGTGTAGGGGTGTTTGGGGTCGGCGTAGAGTTCTTCTGCTGTGCCGAGTTCCGCGATTCGGCCGAGGTACATCACTCCGACTCGAGTCGCGATGTGGCGGACGACGGCCAAGTCGTGAGCGATGAACAGGTACGCCACACCGAGTCGCTGCTGCAGGTCCATCATCAGGTTGATGATCTGTGCTTGGATCGAAACATCGAGTGCGGACACGGGTTCGTCACAGAGGATCAGGTCCGGTTGGACCGCGAGGGCGCGAGCGATGCCGATGCGTTGCCGTTGGCCGCCACTGAATTCGTGGGGGTAGCGATTCAGGAATCGAGGGTTGAGGCCCACCAATTCCATCAGTCGCAGCACTTCGAGTTGGCGGTCTTTTCCGGAGGCGAGTTTGTGAACCGTCAGCGGTTCGCCGATGATGCCACCGACGGTCATCCGAGGGTTGAGGCTGGCAAAGGGATCTTGGAAAACCATTTGCACGCGGCGTCGGTACGGCAGCATCTCTTTGTCGGACAGTCCCGCAATCGATTTGCCGTCAACCAGGACGTCGCCTGAGGTCGGGTGAACCAGGTTGATGATCGCGCGAGCGGTGGTCGATTTTCCGCAGCCGGATTCCCCGACCAACCCCAGTGTTTCGCCTTTGGCAATGTCAAAGGACACGCCATCGACGGCGCGGATCAGGCCTTGCTCGGGATTGAACAGGGACCCACGTCGAAAGGGGAAGTGAACCTTCAGGTCGCGGACTTGCAGCAGCGGTGGGTCCGCGGTGGCGTTGCCTGATCCTTGGGTGGCTTCGTGTGGGGCGTTGACTGCGCTCATGAGGGCATCTCCACATGGCAAGCCGCGAGGTGAGGTTGCACGACGGGCAGGTTCGCACCGCCGGCAGGTTCTGTTTTCAACGCCAGCGTGGGTTCTTCACGCTCGCAAACCGGTTGCACGAAGCTGCACCTCGGCGAGAACGCGCAGCCGACGATGGGTTCGGACATGTCCGGCGGGCCACCGGGAATCGCCAGCAGTTTCTCGTGGCGATCGGTGTCAAACCGTGGCAGCGAACCGAGCAAGCCAAGTGTGTACGGGTGTTGGGGGGACGCGAAGAGGTCGTTCACGTTGGCTTTTTCAACAATGCGTCCGGCGTACATCACCATCACGCGGTCAGCGACACCGGCCACCACGCCCAGGTCGTGCGTGATCAAGACAATCGCTGTGCCCTTGCGTTCTTGCAGGTCAGCGAGCAGATCCATGATCTGGGCTTGGATGGTCACGTCCAGTGCGGTGGTGGGCTCATCTGCAATCAGCAGTTCCGGTTCGCAGGACAACGCCATTGCGATCATCACGCGTTGTCGCATCCCACCACTGAATTGGTGCGGGTAGTCGCGGAGGCGTTTTTCGGGTGACGTGATCCCAACCATTCCCAACATGTCCACCGCGCGTGCGGCAGCTTCTTTCTTTGTGAGTCCCAAGTGCAACCGAGTCATCTCGGTCATTTGCTGCTCGATGGTCATCAGTGGGTTCAACGCCGTCATCGGATCTTGAAAGATCATCGAGACATGCCGGCCGCGGACGCTTTGCAGTTCTCGATCGGTCATCTTCAGGAGGTCGCGACCTTGAAACAGCGCCGTTCCGGAATCGATTTGTCCCGGCGGTTGTGGGATCAGTCCCATCATCGCCAAGTTGGTGACGCTTTTTCCGCTGCCTGACTCTCCCACGATGCCGACAGTCTCCCCTGCTCGAACATCAAAAGATATCCCGCGGACGGCTTGGACCTGCCCCTCATCTGTTTTGAAGCTGACCTTGAGATCGGCAACCTGGAGGAGTGGTTGGTCGTCCCCGCGAGGGGCGTCGATTGCGTCCGCTGTGGCGGGCATGGAGGAAGCGGTGGGCGATCCGGGAGCTGGGTTCATCGGTTTTTCATCTTTGGATCCAACGCGTCACGCAAACCGTCGCCTAAGAAGTTCAAAGCGAACAGGGTCATGGCCAGAGCCGCGCCTGGGAAAATCACCACCCACCAAAAAAGTTTGACGCTGGAAAGGGCTTCCACGCCGTCGTTGAGCAACAATCCCCAGGACACATCGGGCGGGGCAACGCCCAAACCCAGGAACGAGAGGAAAGCTTCGAACAGCATCACGGCGGGGATGGTCAAGGTCAGGTAAACGATGACGATGCCAAGCACGTTGGGCACCAGGTGTCGAAACACGATTCGCATCGACGAGGCACCAATTGTGCGAGCCGACTCAATGAACTGTTCTTGACGAAGGGACAGCACTTGGCCGCGAACGACGCGTGACATCGTCAGCCAATAGATCGCACCGATGATGATGTAGAAGATCATGATTTGGTCGATGCCGTAGCTTTCCAGCCACGCTTTCACGCTCTCCTCGCCCAAGAACGTGACCAGGTAGATCACCACAAAAATGAACGGGATCGAATACAGCATGTCGACGATCCGCATCATCGCTGCGTCCACCCAGCCACCGAAGTAGCCTGCGATCGCGCCGTAGCTGACGCCGATCACCAAACTGACCAACGTCGCCACCACACCCACGACCAGTGAAACGCGAGCGCCCCAGAAAACTCGAGCGAGCAGGTCGCGTCCGAGTTTGTCGGTTCCAAAAATGGATGGCACCGCGTAGTCACCAAAGATCGCGACGCGAAGCTGCACCATCTTGAAGGAGATGCTGCCGAGTTGATTCCAGAGTTGGTTGAAGGGATGTTCGACTCGAATTCGGTCTTGGATCGACTCAAGCTGTTTGGCTTGTTCGGCCGGGTGGGTGGTTGCCAATGCCGCCGCAGATTCTTCGGCGATGTTGGCTTCGAAGAGTGCCAGTTGGCTGGTCAGTTTTCTGTCGGCGAACTTCAACCCTTCCCGCGATCCCATCGTGACCGATTCGAACGAGGGTGGGAGGAAGCGGCGGTTGTTGAGGTCTTTGTCGAGCGGGCTTTGCAGCGGCAGCATCGGCGTCAGGAACGCGACCAACCCCAAACCGATCAAGAAGACCAGCGAGGTCATGGCAGGGCGGTTGCGACGCAATCGACGCCAAGCATCTTTCCAAAGCGAGACACCGCGAATCTTGCGGGATTCCTCCAGCAACTTCGCGAGCGCTTCTTCGTTCTTGCCTGAATCGGGAAGGTTCATTCCAGTTCGACTCGCGGGTCAATGACAGCGTAGGCCAAGTCAACGATGGTGTTCATCACAAACAGCAGCACGGTGTAGGTCAGCACCATGCCGGTCGCCAGCGTCGTGTCACGCTGAGTCGCGGCATAGATGAAGTGGCTGCCCATCCCGGGCAAGGCAAAGATTTTTTCCAGCACCAGCGATCCGGTCAGGACGCCCGCCGTGGCTGGACCGAGGTAGCTGACCACGGGAAGCAACGCGCCGGGAAGCACGTGTTTGATGATCACGGTGCGTTTGGGCAGTCCTTTGGCGAACGCGGTGCGAACATGTTCGCGGGTGAGCGATTCCAGCATCCCGGCTCGGGTCAGGCGGGCGATGTAGGCGGCAACGGGCAGTCCCAGACAAATCGCCGGCAGGGTGACTTGTCGAAGGGTTCCCCAGCCTGCGGCCGGGAACAGAGGGATCAAGAACACGAACAGCAAAATCGCGATCGATGCCAACACAAAGTTGGGAATGGCGATGCCGAGCACCGCGGTTGCCATCATCGCCACGTCGGCGACGGTGCCGCGATAAACGGCCGAGATGACTCCGGCGGAAACACCCAGGATGATCGCGAAAACCAAGGCGAAGATGGCCAGCGAGGCGGAGACGGGGAAGCCTTCCGCGATGACTTGGTTGACGCTGTAATCCTCCAGCTTGATCGACCAACTGAGGTCGCCGCGGCTGAGGATGCCCCACATGTAGTCCCAGTACTGCTGCAGTGGCGGTGCATCCAGGTTGTACCGGGCACGCATCTGTTGCTCGATCGCGGGAGGCATCGCGCGCTCGGCACTGAAGGGGCTGCCGGGGGCCGCACGCATCAGCACAAACGAAACGGTGTAAACCGCCCACAGTGTGATGGCCATCCAGCCGAGGCGTCGGACCAGGAATCCGAGCAAGTCTTTCATGGCTTGGGTTCCAATCGAATCGTTTGAAACGGGTGCGTGTCTTGTGGTGTCGGGAACAAACCCTTGACGTGGGGTTTGATGATGTTCAGTCCGACGTAGTAATAGATTGGAATCGCAGGCAACTCATCGGCCCAGATCGTTTCGGCTTCCGCCAACAGTTCCATGCGTTTGACTTTGTCGGATTCGGACGCCGCGGCGGCCACCAGTTCGTCGTAGCGTGGGTTGTTCCAAGCGGTGTTGTTCTGCGGGCTCTTGCTGAGGAACAGGTCCAAGAACGTGTTGGGATCGGGGTAGTCGCCGTTCCAGGCGGCTCGCGAAATGTCGTACTTCTGTTGCTGGCGTTTGTCGAGGAAACTGCCCCATTCCATGTTCTGCAGGTCAGCTTTGACGTTCAGGTTGTTTTGCCATTGCTGTTGGATGACTTCCGCGATCGCCCGGTGGCTTTCGCTGGTGTTGTACAGAATCGTGAACTTGGGGAAGCCGCGTCCGCCGGGGTAACCTGCTTCGACCAGCAGTTGCTTGGCTTCTTCGAGCGATCCTCGATTGCCTTTGACGTGCGTGTAACCGGCAATCCCAGGCGGTACCAAGGCAAAGGCAGGCTGTTGGCCAGCCTTGGTGACTTCACGCACGATCTGTTCGCGATTGATCGCCATCGAAAGCGCTTTGCGGACTCGCACGTCATCCAGTGGCGGGCGTTTGGTGTTGAGTTCGTAGTAGTACACCGACAAGTACGGCGCGCCGTGGTAATCGTCGCGTTGCTTGAGTTCTTCGATCAGGGTGACGGGCGGGTCGGTGACCCAGTCCAGTTCGCCGGTCTCGTACATGTTGAGCGCTGTGTTTTGGCTCTCGATGGAAAGGGCATCGATCGTTTCAATCCCCACGGTGTCGGCGTCGTACCATCGCTCGTCTTTGACCAAGCGGACTCGGTCGCGCAGTTTTCGAAGGCCGACTTTATAAGGGCCGCAGGTGACGATGTTCTCGGGCCGCGTCCACATCGGTTTGCCATGCTCTTCAATGCAGTGGCGAGGGACTGGGAACAGAGGGTAGTACGCGGTCAGGTACGGGAAGTACGGGAGGGGGTCGCGAAGATGGACGATCAGCGTGAATGGGTCGGGAGCTTCGACGCCACCGAGTTGATCGAAGGCGACCAGGACGGCATGGGCTCGCTGGGTGTTGTCCTTCGCCAAGGGCGTCTGCAGGTTTTTGGTGTAGGTGACCGTTTCGGTGACCTCGTCCCAGAGGATTTCATCGCCGTCTCGTTTCGCCAGATCAACGGTGTACAGCCATTCGGATTGCCAATCGGCAGTGGCCTTGGACTTTTCTTCTTTGGAGGCGTCTTCCGGAACGTTGGGCTGGGGCGGTTTGTCGAGCGCCTTCAGGGTGCCGTGAACGATGGTCCCACGGGGGAAGGTTTGGGGGGCTGGATCGCCGTCGATCGATTCACCCGGGCGGTCCCACAGTTCGACTTCGACCTTGTCGCCGGGTTGGACTTCGCCGGTCGCGTAGGCTTCGGCGTGCTGGACGCCGAACAGTTGGAAGTTGTATTCGCAGGCGGTTTCCGGATGCAGCATCCGTGTCCACGACCAGACAAAGTCAGCCGATGTGATCGGGACCCCGTCGCTCCAGGTGGCATCGTCCCGCAAGTGGAACGTGTAGGTCATGTTGTCCGGCGAGACTTCGTAAGACGAAGCGATGCCCGCCTGAGGAGTCATGGGTTGGACGCCGGTTTCTGGATCGGGGTCGCCCTCGGGCAACTCTTCCAGCAAACCGGTGAAGATGTTGAACAGAATCCGGCTTTCGGGTTGGCCGGTCGCTCGGTGTGGATCAAGCGTTTTGGGGTCGGTGCCGTTTTGAAAGCTGAAGTCAGCCGGCGGCATCGCATCAAATCGAGACGCCCAGATCAGGGACACCATCACCACGATGGCAGCCACAACCAAAAACGCTCGACGAAGTTCCAAAGGCATGGCGGAAAATCAGGAGGGAGGGAAACAGGGCGTCAGCATCATGTTTCATCTTCAATGCATTGGACAGACTGTGGCTAGTCTATCGCAAGACAGACGCCACTGCGTTGCACAACCATTCCATCCGCGATTCATTCATGCCAGCGACGTTGATTCTGCCACTGCCGACCAAATAGACGCCATGTTCGCTACGCAATTGGTCGACTTGCATCGGTGACAAACCGCTGAATGAGAACATGCCTTTCTGATTCAGCAAGAACGAGAAGTCTTGGTCGACTCCCGTCGCGGCCATGCCATCGACAAATTGTTTTCGCAGCGAAGCGATTCGGGTTCGCATCTCGGCGAGCTCTTCGTGCCACATCTGAGTCAGCCCTTGGTCGGCCAACACGGTGGCCACGATCGCACCGCCGTGGCGGGGTGGGTTGCTGTAGTTGGCTCGGACGACTCGCTTGAGTTGGCTGAGAGCTGCCTTGGTCGTGTCAGCGGACCCGGACACCAGGCAAGCGGTTCCGACACGTTCGCTGTACAGGCCAAAGTTCTTGCTGAATGACGAGCACACGATGGCTTCGTCGACATGCCGCAGCACGGTGCGAACGCCCGCCGCGTCTTCGTTCAGGCCAGTGCCGAAGCCTTGGTAGGCGAAGTCCAGCAGCGGGGTCAGGTTCTTTTCCGCGACGACGCTGGCGATTTGTTCCCATTGTTCCGGTGTCGGGTCGACTCCGGTTGGGTTGTGGCAACAAGCGTGCAGCAGGACCGCGTCGCCGGCCTTGGTTTTGTTCTTCAGGTCTTCGATCAAGGCGTCGAAGTCCAGCGTCTTTTTGTCCGAACCCAGGTAAGAATAGGTTTCCACGGGCAAGCCGGCAGCGGCCATGATCGCGTTGTGGTTGGCCCAGGTTGGCGTCGGCAAGAAAATCCGCAACGGTCCGCACTGAGTGGCCAGGAATTCCGCCGCCACGCGGAGGGCACCCGTGCCGCCCGGTGTCTGCACGGCAGCCACGCGTTCGGGGGCGATTTGATCGGCGAAAATCAATTGACGGGCGGCTTCGCGGTAATCCGGCAGGCCATCGATGGAGAGGTAGCCCTTGGTCGATTCGGTTTCAATGAGCCGTTTTTCGGCCTCTTTCACGCAGCGAAGCACGGGCGTGGTGCCCGAAGCGTCTTGGTACACGCCCACGGAAAGATTCATTTTGGTTTCGCGTTCATCGGCTTTGAACGCTTCAGTCAGTCCCAAAATGGCGTCGGGAGCAGCAACAGAAATGGAATCGAATCGGTGCACGGGGAAACCGAAATCTGAGTGGAGGGGAGGGAGTCGACGTCACATTGGGTCGACGGAGCCACGAGAATAACTACCCAGCCGGATTTCGCCTACACGCGGGAAAGTGCTCAGCCCGGAGTCCCAGGGTGGGGAGCACGTTCTCCGCTCTCTGCAGATTGGCCCTCGGCACTCTATGCTACCGCCATGCTTGTCACTCCTGAATTGGATCAAGCCAACCGTCGCTGGGCGGTTGGCATCTCGGTCGCCTTCGCCCTGCTGGTCGTTGGCGTCGCGTTCGTTCGCCCCTGGGCTCTCGCTGCGTTGCCGTTGGCGTGGGCCCTGCATTGGTGGTTCCGCCGGCGAACGGTGCGTCGATTGAAAGTCATGGCCTCGCCCTTCCCGGACGTTTGGGAAGCCGCGCTGCAAACGCATGTCGTGTACTACCGCATGCTCGACGAGGATCAACGCGAGGGTTTCCGCAATCGCATGAAGGTCTTTTTGGACGAGGTCGCCATCACGGGAATCCGCACCGACGTCGATGAAACGACGCGAGCCCTGGTGGGTGCCAGCGCGGTGATCCCGATCATGGGGCTGGACGACTTCGAGTACTCGGGATTGGGCGAAGTGCTGATCTACCCCGGGTCCTTTGGTGCGGATTATCAGACCGAAGGTGACAGCGACAAAAACACGTTGGGGATGATCGGCGTGAATCACCTGAGCGGGGTGATGATTTTGTCCAAGCCTTCTTTGCTGGCTGGATTCTCAAACCCGGGTGACAAACGCAACGTTGGCATTCACGAGTTCGCTCACTTGGTCGACAAAGCGGACGGCGAAGTCGATGGGATTCCCGCGTCGGCTTCGTCGGAAGTCACCGAGCCGTGGGTGAAGTGGGTGGGGGAAGAGTTGCAATCCGAGGGAACGCGTTCAGGGATCGACGATTACGCGTACACCAACGAGGCGGAGTACTTCGCTGTGCTGTCAGAGTACTTCTTTGAGAAACCAGCCCAGTTGCAAGCCAAGAACCCAAAGCTCTACGCGATGCTTCGCAAAATGTACCACCAGGATCCCAAGCGTCTGTTTCGCGGTCGTCGCAAACGTCGCGGGAAAGTCCACCGCAACGACCCGTGCCCTTGCGGCAGCGGAGACAAGTTCAAGCACTGCTGCCGCCGCAAGACCATGCAAGGCTTGCCACGCCCTCGGGGCACTCAAAAAGAGTAGAACATTTGTCCTCAAATGTTTGCGTGTCTGATGAGTGTCGTCGAGCAGCGTGAAGCGAACGGTTTGGAGCTGAATCGGGTGCGACGAGGCTTGGTGGTGGAGGCCTGCTCGACGGAACAGTTGAGACAACTGTTCTACTCTGATCTGGTGCTCCCTTTGGTCCGACATGGATGCCAGGCCATTGCTCACATCGCGTCGTCTGAAATCGGTTCGCGGCCGCGAGGTGTCATCAGCGATTGCCAAACACGGTGGTCGATCGTTTCCGAAATGAATCGGGTGCCGCCGTCAGCCATGGCTGCGTTGACTCCTTCGATATGTGCCGACGACGGGCGAGCCAAGTCGGCGGCGTTGGTGGAATTCATCTGCATCGTTTCAGTGAGCGCACGTTCCCCGTTGATCCGGTGAATCTCGCGGGGTTGCTTGTTGTTGCTCCAGTCCACCCCGTGCCAAACCATCGTGTTGGTGAACCGGCTGAGTGTGGGGTAAAGCACTTCGTCGGGATGGTTCTCGAAGGTCAGATCCTCATCGTTGACGAATCCCGATCGATGCCAGGAAAGCGCATGAAGCGATTCGGAGAAAAGGACCGTGTTGCCCGCTCCATCGCGAATGTCATCCAATTGAATTGGTTTCGCGATCGGAACGCGGGCCTCTGCGTCGGATCGTTCCAAGCGAGCGGAAACCTGGTTCCCAAGGGCTCCGAATTGTTTGCTCATCGATTCAGCGAACGTGACGGTTTTGGTTGTGCCGTCGGGATGAAAGATGGCGTGTTGGCCCGAGATCATGTCGTTCGGTGGGAAGAAGACACCCGCGTTGGCGACGTAACTGTTGCGTCCGTCGTCTTCACTTTGGGTGGGATCCGTTGGGCACTGCATGATCGCCAGGTTGGGTGCCGCCAGCGGGTGAAAGCCTTGCCCGCTGAATCCGGTGGTGGAACCTTCGGCCTGAGTGAGGATCGGGAAGCGGTCCTCAGTCCAGTGTTCGTAGGTTGGTTGAGCGTCCAGCCAAGGCAGCAGGGCGACTGCCCAGGTTCCGATCTTGCGGTGAGGGGAGAGGTTTTGCGAGTTCGCTTCGGGGGAATCGGCG comes from the Rhodopirellula islandica genome and includes:
- a CDS encoding methionyl-tRNA formyltransferase, which produces MTDSLRYALMGTGPFAVPSFEAICQQLDSTGDEIARVFVRPLPPIKSRGGPPPQPVREWAESHNLPVDAPASINDPETVASLVAMDADLLVVCDYGQILKPDALQAARLGGINLHGSLLPAYRGAAPVQRALLSGDRETGVSVIHMTPRLDGGPIVSSRTTPIRDDETSGELETRLSAIGVDATLEAIGLLRTIESLETHGPLGQPQDPTKISKAPRLSKAEAQIDWSATARQIDCLVRGMQPWPVAFTHATVNENKPPLRVAIREVRTETFAADPANVGRVMEHDGLAIGCGDGQVIVERLQPAGKKEMSGLDFKRGHRLTAGQPLIAQP
- the def gene encoding peptide deformylase, which translates into the protein MPLSIIHFPHPTLRHTSRPIMRVDAKLKSMAEEMLDLMYEFDGVGLAANQVDLPIRMFVANPTGKRDEGESWVILNPEIDRHKGNDTAQEGCLSVPGIYGQVKRPKTVRLRGFDLQGNEINQVLDGFMARVVQHEVDHLDGIMFFDRIGEEGLRDLEDQLEEFKTDYESKQGTGSIADAATLARQRAEWEAMYTGGTSSHD
- a CDS encoding ABC transporter ATP-binding protein, translating into MSAVNAPHEATQGSGNATADPPLLQVRDLKVHFPFRRGSLFNPEQGLIRAVDGVSFDIAKGETLGLVGESGCGKSTTARAIINLVHPTSGDVLVDGKSIAGLSDKEMLPYRRRVQMVFQDPFASLNPRMTVGGIIGEPLTVHKLASGKDRQLEVLRLMELVGLNPRFLNRYPHEFSGGQRQRIGIARALAVQPDLILCDEPVSALDVSIQAQIINLMMDLQQRLGVAYLFIAHDLAVVRHIATRVGVMYLGRIAELGTAEELYADPKHPYTEALLSAVPVPDPVLAAERRRIVLQGEVPSPDKFYPGCSFADRCPIAVDRCRTDRPGLPDRSHAAACWERDDPPEV
- a CDS encoding ABC transporter ATP-binding protein; its protein translation is MPATADAIDAPRGDDQPLLQVADLKVSFKTDEGQVQAVRGISFDVRAGETVGIVGESGSGKSVTNLAMMGLIPQPPGQIDSGTALFQGRDLLKMTDRELQSVRGRHVSMIFQDPMTALNPLMTIEQQMTEMTRLHLGLTKKEAAARAVDMLGMVGITSPEKRLRDYPHQFSGGMRQRVMIAMALSCEPELLIADEPTTALDVTIQAQIMDLLADLQERKGTAIVLITHDLGVVAGVADRVMVMYAGRIVEKANVNDLFASPQHPYTLGLLGSLPRFDTDRHEKLLAIPGGPPDMSEPIVGCAFSPRCSFVQPVCEREEPTLALKTEPAGGANLPVVQPHLAACHVEMPS
- a CDS encoding ABC transporter permease, with translation MNLPDSGKNEEALAKLLEESRKIRGVSLWKDAWRRLRRNRPAMTSLVFLIGLGLVAFLTPMLPLQSPLDKDLNNRRFLPPSFESVTMGSREGLKFADRKLTSQLALFEANIAEESAAALATTHPAEQAKQLESIQDRIRVEHPFNQLWNQLGSISFKMVQLRVAIFGDYAVPSIFGTDKLGRDLLARVFWGARVSLVVGVVATLVSLVIGVSYGAIAGYFGGWVDAAMMRIVDMLYSIPFIFVVIYLVTFLGEESVKAWLESYGIDQIMIFYIIIGAIYWLTMSRVVRGQVLSLRQEQFIESARTIGASSMRIVFRHLVPNVLGIVIVYLTLTIPAVMLFEAFLSFLGLGVAPPDVSWGLLLNDGVEALSSVKLFWWVVIFPGAALAMTLFALNFLGDGLRDALDPKMKNR
- a CDS encoding ABC transporter permease, translated to MKDLLGFLVRRLGWMAITLWAVYTVSFVLMRAAPGSPFSAERAMPPAIEQQMRARYNLDAPPLQQYWDYMWGILSRGDLSWSIKLEDYSVNQVIAEGFPVSASLAIFALVFAIILGVSAGVISAVYRGTVADVAMMATAVLGIAIPNFVLASIAILLFVFLIPLFPAAGWGTLRQVTLPAICLGLPVAAYIARLTRAGMLESLTREHVRTAFAKGLPKRTVIIKHVLPGALLPVVSYLGPATAGVLTGSLVLEKIFALPGMGSHFIYAATQRDTTLATGMVLTYTVLLFVMNTIVDLAYAVIDPRVELE
- a CDS encoding peptide ABC transporter substrate-binding protein produces the protein MPLELRRAFLVVAAIVVMVSLIWASRFDAMPPADFSFQNGTDPKTLDPHRATGQPESRILFNIFTGLLEELPEGDPDPETGVQPMTPQAGIASSYEVSPDNMTYTFHLRDDATWSDGVPITSADFVWSWTRMLHPETACEYNFQLFGVQHAEAYATGEVQPGDKVEVELWDRPGESIDGDPAPQTFPRGTIVHGTLKALDKPPQPNVPEDASKEEKSKATADWQSEWLYTVDLAKRDGDEILWDEVTETVTYTKNLQTPLAKDNTQRAHAVLVAFDQLGGVEAPDPFTLIVHLRDPLPYFPYLTAYYPLFPVPRHCIEEHGKPMWTRPENIVTCGPYKVGLRKLRDRVRLVKDERWYDADTVGIETIDALSIESQNTALNMYETGELDWVTDPPVTLIEELKQRDDYHGAPYLSVYYYELNTKRPPLDDVRVRKALSMAINREQIVREVTKAGQQPAFALVPPGIAGYTHVKGNRGSLEEAKQLLVEAGYPGGRGFPKFTILYNTSESHRAIAEVIQQQWQNNLNVKADLQNMEWGSFLDKRQQQKYDISRAAWNGDYPDPNTFLDLFLSKSPQNNTAWNNPRYDELVAAAASESDKVKRMELLAEAETIWADELPAIPIYYYVGLNIIKPHVKGLFPTPQDTHPFQTIRLEPKP
- a CDS encoding amino acid aminotransferase; this translates as MHRFDSISVAAPDAILGLTEAFKADERETKMNLSVGVYQDASGTTPVLRCVKEAEKRLIETESTKGYLSIDGLPDYREAARQLIFADQIAPERVAAVQTPGGTGALRVAAEFLATQCGPLRIFLPTPTWANHNAIMAAAGLPVETYSYLGSDKKTLDFDALIEDLKNKTKAGDAVLLHACCHNPTGVDPTPEQWEQIASVVAEKNLTPLLDFAYQGFGTGLNEDAAGVRTVLRHVDEAIVCSSFSKNFGLYSERVGTACLVSGSADTTKAALSQLKRVVRANYSNPPRHGGAIVATVLADQGLTQMWHEELAEMRTRIASLRKQFVDGMAATGVDQDFSFLLNQKGMFSFSGLSPMQVDQLRSEHGVYLVGSGRINVAGMNESRMEWLCNAVASVLR
- a CDS encoding zinc-dependent peptidase translates to MLVTPELDQANRRWAVGISVAFALLVVGVAFVRPWALAALPLAWALHWWFRRRTVRRLKVMASPFPDVWEAALQTHVVYYRMLDEDQREGFRNRMKVFLDEVAITGIRTDVDETTRALVGASAVIPIMGLDDFEYSGLGEVLIYPGSFGADYQTEGDSDKNTLGMIGVNHLSGVMILSKPSLLAGFSNPGDKRNVGIHEFAHLVDKADGEVDGIPASASSEVTEPWVKWVGEELQSEGTRSGIDDYAYTNEAEYFAVLSEYFFEKPAQLQAKNPKLYAMLRKMYHQDPKRLFRGRRKRRGKVHRNDPCPCGSGDKFKHCCRRKTMQGLPRPRGTQKE